From the Carya illinoinensis cultivar Pawnee chromosome 4, C.illinoinensisPawnee_v1, whole genome shotgun sequence genome, one window contains:
- the LOC122307365 gene encoding G-type lectin S-receptor-like serine/threonine-protein kinase At4g03230 isoform X2, with translation MASHGRTLNSRSSSRCLLSSVFFFLCSSVHVNSYPGDILKHGECISRSRTLVSAKGTFELRFFTTRSNTTSPKIFVGICYKWDRDTVVWVANRDKPLPANVTGVFRIAEDGNLKVLDSTTGEQYWATSLVSSSSTNRTVMLLDSGNLVLSDDHMPPRLWESFKNPTDTFLSGMEMDENLTLTSWKEDDDPGTGQYLFKQDQQGKGHYVVSKNSKPHWKNGMRGTFSSSNEMPYAIASLLWPSISEPDKKSDLLKNATKHLPTNRSSDFTRLVMNNNGQLQYLTWDERKRNWSLTWSKPEDECDIYNYCGKFGSCNINNWPILCKCLPGFEPTNPVDYWDLRDFSDGCIRNLKSTSNKIDTFLSLKMLKVSNPGSNYKVTNKTKCEKEYCLENSQCVGYSYQEAVNSGQRRDTAVSDNICWIWNDYIDNLQEEYPNQGRDLSVRVAKADLESTSRTCEPCGTYTIPYPLSTGEDCGDPMYFIFDCNASSGQVSFKAPRGTHPVVSINPSARNFVIQVINSSIIPSLNESLPSILNGTLGNSTDQFEGRLEGSRSQRKNIVSVQISWKPPMEPTCTSSTDCKDWPNSTCNETIEGKLRCLCHPNFRWDGSNLNCTKESYFPKSSEKPSTRKILLPLIVVLPLACVTALACIIIFMYIRKMAKRQEVIREKRKQALYALDSERHVKDLIDSVGSIEEDGQGIEVPFFDLECILAATNNFSVANRLGQGGYGPVYLGTFPGGQEIAVKRLSSVSRQGLQEFKNEVVLISKLQHRNLVRLRGYCINVDEKILLYEYMPNKSLDAFIFDKNLSMLLDWKIRFNIILGITRGLLYLHQDSRLRIIHRDLKTSNILLDEEMNPKISDFGLARIVGGKETEDNTTRIAGTLGYMSPEYALNGIFSVKSDVYSFGVVILEIICGKKNTGFYQSEEAMSLVAYAWRLWEENRVLDSMDQSLRESCNVDQFLKCVNIAFLCVQEDPNDRPHMSNIITMLDSEIATVPTPRQPAFILRKGLSSTASSSSQAQTRAEWTSSLGETSI, from the exons atggcAAGCCATGGAAGAACACTAAACAGCCGATCGTCTTCAAGATGCTTGCTTTCTTCCGTCTTTTTCTTCTTGTGTTCCTCTGTTCATGTTAATTCCTATCCTGGAGATATTCTTAAGCATGGAGAGTGTATTTCTAGGAGTAGAACTCTTGTCTCCGCTAAAGGAACGTTTGAACTCAGATTCTTTACCACTAGGAGCAACACCACTAGCCCCAAAATATTCGTCGGAATATGCTATAAATGGGACCGAGATACAGTTGTATGGGTTGCCAACCGAGACAAACCATTGCCGGCGAACGTTACTGGTGTTTTCCGAATTGCAGAAGATGGAAACCTCAAGGTATTGGATAGCACTACTGGTGAACAATATTGGGCTACATCTCTTGTGAGTTCCTCCTCTACAAACCGAACTGTGATGCTCCTGGATTCTGGAAACTTAGTGTTAAGCGATGATCACATGCCGCCGAGATTGTGGGAGAGCTTCAAAAATCCAACCGATACTTTTCTTTCAGGTATGGAGATGGATGAAAACCTCACATTAACTTCATGGAAAGAAGATGATGACCCCGGAACTGGGCAATACTTGTTTAAACAAGATCAACAAGGGAAGGGCCACTATGTTGTGTCAAAAAATTCTAAGCCTCACTGGAAAAATGGGATGCGAGGTACGTTCTCGAGCTCAAATGAAATGCCTTATGCCATAGCCTCGTTGTTATGGCCCAGTATCAGCGAACCTGACAAAAAATCCGACCTTCTGAAAAACGCAACAAAACATCTGCCGACTAATCGAAGTTCAGATTTCACAAGGTTGGTAATGAATAACAATGGGCAGTTGCAGTACCTGACCTGGGATGAGAGGAAACGCAATTGGTCTTTGACATGGTCGAAGCCGGAAGACGAATGTGACATTTATAACTATTGTGGGAAATTTGGGAGCTGCAATATTAACAATTGGCCAATTCTATGCAAATGTTTGCCAGGGTTCGAGCCTACTAACCCTGTTGATTATTGGGATTTAAGAGATTTTTCTGATGGGTGCATCAGAAATTTGAAATCGACATCAAATAAGATCGATACGTTCTTGAGCTTGAAGATGCTAAAAGTGAGCAACCCAGGATCAAATTACAAGGTAACAAATAAAACGAAATGTGAAAAGGAGTATTGCCTTGAAAATAGCCAGTGCGTCGGTTATTCATATCAGGAAGCTGTAAACAGCGGGCAAAGACGTGATACTGCTGTTAGTGACAACATTTGCTGGATTTGGAATGATTACATAGATAATCTTCAAGAGGAGTATCCGAACCAGGGCCGTGACCTCTCTGTTCGCGTGGCAAAAGCTGACTTAG AATCAACTTCAAGGACCTGTGAGCCTTGTGGCACATATACGATCCCCTATCCCTTGAGCACGGGAGAAGATTGTGGTGACCCCATGTACTTCATTTTCGACTGCAACGCCTCGTCAGGCCAGGTTAGCTTCAAGGCACCCAGGGGCACCCATCCTGTTGTTAGCATCAATCCAAGTGCACGAAACTTTGTCATCCAAGTCATAAATTCAAGCATAATTCCGTCGCTCAATGAGTCATTGCCATCTATTTTGAACGGCACTTTAGGCAACTCCACCGATCAATTTGAAGGCAGATTGGAGGGTTCTAGATcacaaaggaaaaatatagtcaGCGTACAGATTAGTTGGAAGCCACCAATGGAGCCAACCTGTACTTCATCCACGGACTGCAAGGATTGGCCAAATTCAACTTGCAATGAAACAATAGAAGGAAAGCTGAGGTGCCTTTGCCATCCAAACTTCCGGTGGGATGGCTCAAATTTGAATTGTACTAAAG AAAGTTATTTTCCCAAGTCTTCAGAAAAGCCTTCAACGAGAAAGATTCTATTGCCCCTGATTGTGGTGTTACCTCTTGCATGTGTGACTGCTCTTGCTTGcatcattatttttatgtatataagAAAGATGGCCAAGAGGCAAG AAGTGATAagggagaaaagaaaacaagCACTTTACGCGTTGGACAGTGAAAGACATGTCAAAGACTTGATAGACTCGGTTGGGTCCATTGAAGAAGATGGGCAAGGCATAGAAGTACCTTTTTTTGATTTGGAATGCATACTAGCCGCTACAAATAACTTCTCAGTTGCAAACAGGCTTGGGCAGGGGGGCTACGGGCCTGTTTACCTG GGTACATTTCCAGGAGGTCAAGAAATTGCTGTAAAGAGGCTCTCAAGTGTATCACGACAAGGCTTACAAGAATTTAAAAATGAGGTGGTGTTGATTTCAAAACTCCAACATAGGAATCTTGTTAGACTTCGAGGATATTGCATAAATGTAGATGAAAAGATTTTACTCTATGAGTACATGCCAAACAAAAGCTTAGACGCATTTATCTTTG ATAAAAATCTGAGCATGCTTTTGGATTGGAAGATTCGCTTCAACATTATCTTGGGAATAACTAGAGGGCTTCTTTATCTTCACCAAGACTCTAGATTGAGGATCATCCATAGAGATCTGAAAACTAGCAACATTCTTCTTGATGAGGAGATGAACCCTAAAATATCTGACTTTGGTTTGGCAAGGATTgttggaggaaaagaaactgaGGATAACACAACCCGAATAGCCGGAACTTT GGGCTATATGTCTCCGGAGTACGCATTAAATGGAATTTTCTCCGTCAAATCcgatgtttatagttttggtgTAGTTATCCTTGAGATAATATGTGGAAAAAAGAATACAGGATTTTATCAATCAGAAGAAGCCATGAGCCTTGTAGCTTAT GCATGGAGATTGTGGGAAGAAAACAGGGTGTTGGACTCAATGGACCAATCCTTGCGGGAGAGTTGCAATGTTGATCAGTTCTTGAAATGCGTTAATATTGCATTCTTATGCGTACAAGAAGACCCAAATGACCGCCCCCACATGTCAAATATCATTACCATGCTTGACAGTGAGATTGCGACAGTTCCAACTCCTAGACAACCGGCTTTCATTCTTAGAAAAGGCCTGTCTAGCACAGCAAGTTCTTCTAGTCAAGCACAGACACGTGCCGAATGGACTTCTAGTTTGGGAGAAACATCAATATGA
- the LOC122307365 gene encoding G-type lectin S-receptor-like serine/threonine-protein kinase At4g03230 isoform X3 produces MASHGRTLNSRSSSRCLLSSVFFFLCSSVHVNSYPGDILKHGECISRSRTLVSAKGTFELRFFTTRSNTTSPKIFVGICYKWDRDTVVWVANRDKPLPANVTGVFRIAEDGNLKVLDSTTGEQYWATSLVSSSSTNRTVMLLDSGNLVLSDDHMPPRLWESFKNPTDTFLSGMEMDENLTLTSWKEDDDPGTGQYLFKQDQQGKGHYVVSKNSKPHWKNGMRGTFSSSNEMPYAIASLLWPSISEPDKKSDLLKNATKHLPTNRSSDFTRLVMNNNGQLQYLTWDERKRNWSLTWSKPEDECDIYNYCGKFGSCNINNWPILCKCLPGFEPTNPVDYWDLRDFSDGCIRNLKSTSNKIDTFLSLKMLKVSNPGSNYKVTNKTKCEKEYCLENSQCVGYSYQEAVNSGQRRDTAVSDNICWIWNDYIDNLQEEYPNQGRDLSVRVAKADLESTSRTCEPCGTYTIPYPLSTGEDCGDPMYFIFDCNASSGQVSFKAPRGTHPVVSINPSARNFVIQVINSSIIPSLNESLPSILNGTLGNSTDQFEGRLEGSRSQRKNIVSVQISWKPPMEPTCTSSTDCKDWPNSTCNETIEGKLRCLCHPNFRWDGSNLNCTKEVIREKRKQALYALDSERHVKDLIDSVGSIEEDGQGIEVPFFDLECILAATNNFSVANRLGQGGYGPVYLGTFPGGQEIAVKRLSSVSRQGLQEFKNEVVLISKLQHRNLVRLRGYCINVDEKILLYEYMPNKSLDAFIFEILQDKNLSMLLDWKIRFNIILGITRGLLYLHQDSRLRIIHRDLKTSNILLDEEMNPKISDFGLARIVGGKETEDNTTRIAGTLGYMSPEYALNGIFSVKSDVYSFGVVILEIICGKKNTGFYQSEEAMSLVAYAWRLWEENRVLDSMDQSLRESCNVDQFLKCVNIAFLCVQEDPNDRPHMSNIITMLDSEIATVPTPRQPAFILRKGLSSTASSSSQAQTRAEWTSSLGETSI; encoded by the exons atggcAAGCCATGGAAGAACACTAAACAGCCGATCGTCTTCAAGATGCTTGCTTTCTTCCGTCTTTTTCTTCTTGTGTTCCTCTGTTCATGTTAATTCCTATCCTGGAGATATTCTTAAGCATGGAGAGTGTATTTCTAGGAGTAGAACTCTTGTCTCCGCTAAAGGAACGTTTGAACTCAGATTCTTTACCACTAGGAGCAACACCACTAGCCCCAAAATATTCGTCGGAATATGCTATAAATGGGACCGAGATACAGTTGTATGGGTTGCCAACCGAGACAAACCATTGCCGGCGAACGTTACTGGTGTTTTCCGAATTGCAGAAGATGGAAACCTCAAGGTATTGGATAGCACTACTGGTGAACAATATTGGGCTACATCTCTTGTGAGTTCCTCCTCTACAAACCGAACTGTGATGCTCCTGGATTCTGGAAACTTAGTGTTAAGCGATGATCACATGCCGCCGAGATTGTGGGAGAGCTTCAAAAATCCAACCGATACTTTTCTTTCAGGTATGGAGATGGATGAAAACCTCACATTAACTTCATGGAAAGAAGATGATGACCCCGGAACTGGGCAATACTTGTTTAAACAAGATCAACAAGGGAAGGGCCACTATGTTGTGTCAAAAAATTCTAAGCCTCACTGGAAAAATGGGATGCGAGGTACGTTCTCGAGCTCAAATGAAATGCCTTATGCCATAGCCTCGTTGTTATGGCCCAGTATCAGCGAACCTGACAAAAAATCCGACCTTCTGAAAAACGCAACAAAACATCTGCCGACTAATCGAAGTTCAGATTTCACAAGGTTGGTAATGAATAACAATGGGCAGTTGCAGTACCTGACCTGGGATGAGAGGAAACGCAATTGGTCTTTGACATGGTCGAAGCCGGAAGACGAATGTGACATTTATAACTATTGTGGGAAATTTGGGAGCTGCAATATTAACAATTGGCCAATTCTATGCAAATGTTTGCCAGGGTTCGAGCCTACTAACCCTGTTGATTATTGGGATTTAAGAGATTTTTCTGATGGGTGCATCAGAAATTTGAAATCGACATCAAATAAGATCGATACGTTCTTGAGCTTGAAGATGCTAAAAGTGAGCAACCCAGGATCAAATTACAAGGTAACAAATAAAACGAAATGTGAAAAGGAGTATTGCCTTGAAAATAGCCAGTGCGTCGGTTATTCATATCAGGAAGCTGTAAACAGCGGGCAAAGACGTGATACTGCTGTTAGTGACAACATTTGCTGGATTTGGAATGATTACATAGATAATCTTCAAGAGGAGTATCCGAACCAGGGCCGTGACCTCTCTGTTCGCGTGGCAAAAGCTGACTTAG AATCAACTTCAAGGACCTGTGAGCCTTGTGGCACATATACGATCCCCTATCCCTTGAGCACGGGAGAAGATTGTGGTGACCCCATGTACTTCATTTTCGACTGCAACGCCTCGTCAGGCCAGGTTAGCTTCAAGGCACCCAGGGGCACCCATCCTGTTGTTAGCATCAATCCAAGTGCACGAAACTTTGTCATCCAAGTCATAAATTCAAGCATAATTCCGTCGCTCAATGAGTCATTGCCATCTATTTTGAACGGCACTTTAGGCAACTCCACCGATCAATTTGAAGGCAGATTGGAGGGTTCTAGATcacaaaggaaaaatatagtcaGCGTACAGATTAGTTGGAAGCCACCAATGGAGCCAACCTGTACTTCATCCACGGACTGCAAGGATTGGCCAAATTCAACTTGCAATGAAACAATAGAAGGAAAGCTGAGGTGCCTTTGCCATCCAAACTTCCGGTGGGATGGCTCAAATTTGAATTGTACTAAAG AAGTGATAagggagaaaagaaaacaagCACTTTACGCGTTGGACAGTGAAAGACATGTCAAAGACTTGATAGACTCGGTTGGGTCCATTGAAGAAGATGGGCAAGGCATAGAAGTACCTTTTTTTGATTTGGAATGCATACTAGCCGCTACAAATAACTTCTCAGTTGCAAACAGGCTTGGGCAGGGGGGCTACGGGCCTGTTTACCTG GGTACATTTCCAGGAGGTCAAGAAATTGCTGTAAAGAGGCTCTCAAGTGTATCACGACAAGGCTTACAAGAATTTAAAAATGAGGTGGTGTTGATTTCAAAACTCCAACATAGGAATCTTGTTAGACTTCGAGGATATTGCATAAATGTAGATGAAAAGATTTTACTCTATGAGTACATGCCAAACAAAAGCTTAGACGCATTTATCTTTG AAATCTTGCAAGATAAAAATCTGAGCATGCTTTTGGATTGGAAGATTCGCTTCAACATTATCTTGGGAATAACTAGAGGGCTTCTTTATCTTCACCAAGACTCTAGATTGAGGATCATCCATAGAGATCTGAAAACTAGCAACATTCTTCTTGATGAGGAGATGAACCCTAAAATATCTGACTTTGGTTTGGCAAGGATTgttggaggaaaagaaactgaGGATAACACAACCCGAATAGCCGGAACTTT GGGCTATATGTCTCCGGAGTACGCATTAAATGGAATTTTCTCCGTCAAATCcgatgtttatagttttggtgTAGTTATCCTTGAGATAATATGTGGAAAAAAGAATACAGGATTTTATCAATCAGAAGAAGCCATGAGCCTTGTAGCTTAT GCATGGAGATTGTGGGAAGAAAACAGGGTGTTGGACTCAATGGACCAATCCTTGCGGGAGAGTTGCAATGTTGATCAGTTCTTGAAATGCGTTAATATTGCATTCTTATGCGTACAAGAAGACCCAAATGACCGCCCCCACATGTCAAATATCATTACCATGCTTGACAGTGAGATTGCGACAGTTCCAACTCCTAGACAACCGGCTTTCATTCTTAGAAAAGGCCTGTCTAGCACAGCAAGTTCTTCTAGTCAAGCACAGACACGTGCCGAATGGACTTCTAGTTTGGGAGAAACATCAATATGA
- the LOC122307365 gene encoding G-type lectin S-receptor-like serine/threonine-protein kinase At4g03230 isoform X1, which produces MASHGRTLNSRSSSRCLLSSVFFFLCSSVHVNSYPGDILKHGECISRSRTLVSAKGTFELRFFTTRSNTTSPKIFVGICYKWDRDTVVWVANRDKPLPANVTGVFRIAEDGNLKVLDSTTGEQYWATSLVSSSSTNRTVMLLDSGNLVLSDDHMPPRLWESFKNPTDTFLSGMEMDENLTLTSWKEDDDPGTGQYLFKQDQQGKGHYVVSKNSKPHWKNGMRGTFSSSNEMPYAIASLLWPSISEPDKKSDLLKNATKHLPTNRSSDFTRLVMNNNGQLQYLTWDERKRNWSLTWSKPEDECDIYNYCGKFGSCNINNWPILCKCLPGFEPTNPVDYWDLRDFSDGCIRNLKSTSNKIDTFLSLKMLKVSNPGSNYKVTNKTKCEKEYCLENSQCVGYSYQEAVNSGQRRDTAVSDNICWIWNDYIDNLQEEYPNQGRDLSVRVAKADLESTSRTCEPCGTYTIPYPLSTGEDCGDPMYFIFDCNASSGQVSFKAPRGTHPVVSINPSARNFVIQVINSSIIPSLNESLPSILNGTLGNSTDQFEGRLEGSRSQRKNIVSVQISWKPPMEPTCTSSTDCKDWPNSTCNETIEGKLRCLCHPNFRWDGSNLNCTKESYFPKSSEKPSTRKILLPLIVVLPLACVTALACIIIFMYIRKMAKRQEVIREKRKQALYALDSERHVKDLIDSVGSIEEDGQGIEVPFFDLECILAATNNFSVANRLGQGGYGPVYLGTFPGGQEIAVKRLSSVSRQGLQEFKNEVVLISKLQHRNLVRLRGYCINVDEKILLYEYMPNKSLDAFIFEILQDKNLSMLLDWKIRFNIILGITRGLLYLHQDSRLRIIHRDLKTSNILLDEEMNPKISDFGLARIVGGKETEDNTTRIAGTLGYMSPEYALNGIFSVKSDVYSFGVVILEIICGKKNTGFYQSEEAMSLVAYAWRLWEENRVLDSMDQSLRESCNVDQFLKCVNIAFLCVQEDPNDRPHMSNIITMLDSEIATVPTPRQPAFILRKGLSSTASSSSQAQTRAEWTSSLGETSI; this is translated from the exons atggcAAGCCATGGAAGAACACTAAACAGCCGATCGTCTTCAAGATGCTTGCTTTCTTCCGTCTTTTTCTTCTTGTGTTCCTCTGTTCATGTTAATTCCTATCCTGGAGATATTCTTAAGCATGGAGAGTGTATTTCTAGGAGTAGAACTCTTGTCTCCGCTAAAGGAACGTTTGAACTCAGATTCTTTACCACTAGGAGCAACACCACTAGCCCCAAAATATTCGTCGGAATATGCTATAAATGGGACCGAGATACAGTTGTATGGGTTGCCAACCGAGACAAACCATTGCCGGCGAACGTTACTGGTGTTTTCCGAATTGCAGAAGATGGAAACCTCAAGGTATTGGATAGCACTACTGGTGAACAATATTGGGCTACATCTCTTGTGAGTTCCTCCTCTACAAACCGAACTGTGATGCTCCTGGATTCTGGAAACTTAGTGTTAAGCGATGATCACATGCCGCCGAGATTGTGGGAGAGCTTCAAAAATCCAACCGATACTTTTCTTTCAGGTATGGAGATGGATGAAAACCTCACATTAACTTCATGGAAAGAAGATGATGACCCCGGAACTGGGCAATACTTGTTTAAACAAGATCAACAAGGGAAGGGCCACTATGTTGTGTCAAAAAATTCTAAGCCTCACTGGAAAAATGGGATGCGAGGTACGTTCTCGAGCTCAAATGAAATGCCTTATGCCATAGCCTCGTTGTTATGGCCCAGTATCAGCGAACCTGACAAAAAATCCGACCTTCTGAAAAACGCAACAAAACATCTGCCGACTAATCGAAGTTCAGATTTCACAAGGTTGGTAATGAATAACAATGGGCAGTTGCAGTACCTGACCTGGGATGAGAGGAAACGCAATTGGTCTTTGACATGGTCGAAGCCGGAAGACGAATGTGACATTTATAACTATTGTGGGAAATTTGGGAGCTGCAATATTAACAATTGGCCAATTCTATGCAAATGTTTGCCAGGGTTCGAGCCTACTAACCCTGTTGATTATTGGGATTTAAGAGATTTTTCTGATGGGTGCATCAGAAATTTGAAATCGACATCAAATAAGATCGATACGTTCTTGAGCTTGAAGATGCTAAAAGTGAGCAACCCAGGATCAAATTACAAGGTAACAAATAAAACGAAATGTGAAAAGGAGTATTGCCTTGAAAATAGCCAGTGCGTCGGTTATTCATATCAGGAAGCTGTAAACAGCGGGCAAAGACGTGATACTGCTGTTAGTGACAACATTTGCTGGATTTGGAATGATTACATAGATAATCTTCAAGAGGAGTATCCGAACCAGGGCCGTGACCTCTCTGTTCGCGTGGCAAAAGCTGACTTAG AATCAACTTCAAGGACCTGTGAGCCTTGTGGCACATATACGATCCCCTATCCCTTGAGCACGGGAGAAGATTGTGGTGACCCCATGTACTTCATTTTCGACTGCAACGCCTCGTCAGGCCAGGTTAGCTTCAAGGCACCCAGGGGCACCCATCCTGTTGTTAGCATCAATCCAAGTGCACGAAACTTTGTCATCCAAGTCATAAATTCAAGCATAATTCCGTCGCTCAATGAGTCATTGCCATCTATTTTGAACGGCACTTTAGGCAACTCCACCGATCAATTTGAAGGCAGATTGGAGGGTTCTAGATcacaaaggaaaaatatagtcaGCGTACAGATTAGTTGGAAGCCACCAATGGAGCCAACCTGTACTTCATCCACGGACTGCAAGGATTGGCCAAATTCAACTTGCAATGAAACAATAGAAGGAAAGCTGAGGTGCCTTTGCCATCCAAACTTCCGGTGGGATGGCTCAAATTTGAATTGTACTAAAG AAAGTTATTTTCCCAAGTCTTCAGAAAAGCCTTCAACGAGAAAGATTCTATTGCCCCTGATTGTGGTGTTACCTCTTGCATGTGTGACTGCTCTTGCTTGcatcattatttttatgtatataagAAAGATGGCCAAGAGGCAAG AAGTGATAagggagaaaagaaaacaagCACTTTACGCGTTGGACAGTGAAAGACATGTCAAAGACTTGATAGACTCGGTTGGGTCCATTGAAGAAGATGGGCAAGGCATAGAAGTACCTTTTTTTGATTTGGAATGCATACTAGCCGCTACAAATAACTTCTCAGTTGCAAACAGGCTTGGGCAGGGGGGCTACGGGCCTGTTTACCTG GGTACATTTCCAGGAGGTCAAGAAATTGCTGTAAAGAGGCTCTCAAGTGTATCACGACAAGGCTTACAAGAATTTAAAAATGAGGTGGTGTTGATTTCAAAACTCCAACATAGGAATCTTGTTAGACTTCGAGGATATTGCATAAATGTAGATGAAAAGATTTTACTCTATGAGTACATGCCAAACAAAAGCTTAGACGCATTTATCTTTG AAATCTTGCAAGATAAAAATCTGAGCATGCTTTTGGATTGGAAGATTCGCTTCAACATTATCTTGGGAATAACTAGAGGGCTTCTTTATCTTCACCAAGACTCTAGATTGAGGATCATCCATAGAGATCTGAAAACTAGCAACATTCTTCTTGATGAGGAGATGAACCCTAAAATATCTGACTTTGGTTTGGCAAGGATTgttggaggaaaagaaactgaGGATAACACAACCCGAATAGCCGGAACTTT GGGCTATATGTCTCCGGAGTACGCATTAAATGGAATTTTCTCCGTCAAATCcgatgtttatagttttggtgTAGTTATCCTTGAGATAATATGTGGAAAAAAGAATACAGGATTTTATCAATCAGAAGAAGCCATGAGCCTTGTAGCTTAT GCATGGAGATTGTGGGAAGAAAACAGGGTGTTGGACTCAATGGACCAATCCTTGCGGGAGAGTTGCAATGTTGATCAGTTCTTGAAATGCGTTAATATTGCATTCTTATGCGTACAAGAAGACCCAAATGACCGCCCCCACATGTCAAATATCATTACCATGCTTGACAGTGAGATTGCGACAGTTCCAACTCCTAGACAACCGGCTTTCATTCTTAGAAAAGGCCTGTCTAGCACAGCAAGTTCTTCTAGTCAAGCACAGACACGTGCCGAATGGACTTCTAGTTTGGGAGAAACATCAATATGA
- the LOC122306301 gene encoding uncharacterized protein LOC122306301: MAAMVLKDKYFRHFTILDSNLGHRPSVMWRSLWGSLELLKEGLVWRVGNGRQINIWGDKWIPKLSTMRVQTPRTLLEADAKVSEFIKEGSKTWKEEMIKGILNEEEVALVCSLPMSTSGLPDKLIGLTHRMDNLIKIVKDYYCPVCKIHKETAENASPVQKWVSNEREMQELWADWCEKLSINDLELMVMVLKRIWLRRNNFVFENKFEKPDVLFKLAADSLFQFKQVQQQSHKNQDAGIRRRRSCRWKAPAKDQVKVNWDAALKIKEGRMGIGVVIRDENGDVMVSLCSQKRNVRDPLVAELQALRQAMKLCADLNITEVIFEGDALKVVRAVNNLESSWEWHGQVVEDIKKVLRNRTSWKVIHAYRESNCVAHFLAKFSFTVNEDRIWIEEGPEGMQVYVLKDKNVVTEVE; the protein is encoded by the exons ATGGCTGCTATGGTTTTAAAAGATAAGTACTTCAGGCACTTCACGATTTTGGATTCAAATTTGGGGCACAGACCTTCTGTTATGTGGAGGAGTCTATGGGGGTCATTGGAGTTATTAAAAGAAGGGTTGGTGTGGAGAGTTGGGAATGGAAGGCAGATTAATATATGGGGGGATAAATGGATACCAAAATTATCCACTATGCGGGTTCAAACTCCTAGAACTCTTCTTGAAGCAGATGCAAAAGTATCAGAATTTATTAAAGAGGGTTCAAAGACATGGAAGGAAGAGATGATAAAGGGTATTTTGAATGAAGAAGAGGTTGCATTAGTTTGTAGTTTACCCATGAGTACATCAGGGTTACCAGACAAACTGATTGGGCTCACTCACAGGATGGACAATTTAAT AAAGATTGTAAAGGATTACTACTGCCCAGTCTGTAAAATTCATAAGGAGACG GCAGAAAATGCTAGTCCTGTACAGAAATGGGtttcaaatgaaagggagaTGCAAGAGTTGTGGGCAGATTGGTGTGAAAAGCTGAGTATAAATGATCTGGAGTTGATGGTAATGGTTCTTAAAAGAATTTGGTTGAGGCGAAacaattttgtttttgaaaacaaatttgaaAAGCCTGATGTGCTATTCAAGTTAGCCGCTGACAGTTTGTTTCAGTTTAAACAAGTTCAACAGCAGAGTCATAAGAATCAAGATGCAGGTATAAGAAGGAGGAGATCTTGTAGATGGAAGGCTCCTGCAAAAGACCAAGTTaaagtaaattgggatgctgcacTGAAGATTAAGGAAGGTAGGATGGGGATTGGTGTGGTGATAAGGGATGAGAATGGGGATGTGATGGTTTCTTTATGCTCACAGAAAAGGAATGTGCGAGATCCTTTAGTGGCAGAACTACAGGCCTTAAGACAAGCTATGAAACTATGTGCAGACTTGAATATAACAGAAGTGATATTCGAAGGAGATGCTTTGAAAGTGGTAAGAGCAGTAAACAATCTTGAGTCAAGCTGGGAATGGCATGGTCAGGTGGTTGAAGATATCAAGAAGGTGCTGAGAAATAGGACTAGTTGGAAGGTTATACATGCATATAGAGAGAGCAATTGTGTAGCTCATTTTCttgcaaaattttcttttactgtAAATGAGGATAGAATATGGATAGAAGAGGGTCCGGAAGGTATGCAAGTTTATGTACTGAAGGATAAAAATGTTGTTACTGAAGTTGAATGA